Below is a genomic region from Xylophilus sp. GW821-FHT01B05.
GCAACGTCCAGGATCAGCGTGGGCTGGCCTGGCACGATCTGGAAGCGCCCAGGCAGCTCGACCAGTGCCAGACCGGTGCGCACCGCCTGGGCGGTGACCGGCAGCCGGTCGCGCAGCGCCGCGAACACCGCCAGCACGCCAGCGGCATTTACCAATTGGTTGGCACCGCGCAGCGCTGGATAGGCCAGGCCGCTGTATCGACGCCCACGCCCCGCCCAGCCCCATTGCTGCTTGTCGCCAGAGATATTGAAGTCGCGGCCGGTGATCCACAGGTCTGCGCCAATCGCCTCGGCATGCGCAAGGACACTGGCAGGTGGCGCCGGATCGCTGACCACCGCAGGCCGGCCTGGCCGCATGATGCCGGCCTTCTCGAAGCCGATGGCCTCACGCGTCGTGCCCAGAAATTCCGTGTGGTCGATGTCGATGCTGGTAATGACGGCGCAATCGGTATCGACGATGTTGGTGGCGTCCAGCCGGCCGCCCAGGCCGACTTCCAGCACGACCACGTCCAGCTCGGCCAGCGACAGCAGGCGCAGGATGACCAGGGTGGTGAACTCAAAGTAGCTAAGCGAGACCTCGGCGCCGTCGGCCAGCCGCGCGGCTTCCACCGCCTCGAAGTGCGGCAGCAGCGCCTCGGCCTGGACGATGTCGCCACGCACGCGGCAGCGCTCCTCGAAATGCACTAGGTGCGGTGAGGTGAAGAGCCCCGTCTTCCAGCCCGCTTGCAGCGCGATGGATTCGAGCATGGCGCAGGTCGAACCCTTGCCGTTGGTGCCGGCCACGGTGATTACCGGGCAGTGGAAGGCCAGGCCCAGCCGCCGCGCCACCTCGCGCACACGGGTCAGGCCCATGTCGATGGCGGCGGGATGCAGGCGCTCGCAGTGGGCGAGCCAATCAGAAAGGGAGCGGGAAGACATAAGGAGCGGGATTGTCGCCCAGCGACAAAACCTGCGCGCGCGACAATCGCAACCCATGACCACCCTCTACGGCATTCCCAATTGCGACACGGTGAAGAAGGCGCGCGCCTGGCTGGGCGCGCAAGGCCTGGATCACCATTTCCATGACTTCAAGAAAAACGGCGTGCCCACGGCGCAGCTGGACCACTGGCTGTCCACCGTTGGCGCGGCCACGCTGGTCAACCGCCGCGGCACGACCTGGCGCAAGCTGGCGCCCGAGGCCCAGGCCGCCGCCGATACGGACGCCGGCGCCCGCGCGCTGATGCTGGAGCAATCCAGCGTGATCCGTCGCCCGGTGGTGGAGTGGCCGGATGGCAGCGTGACGGTAGGTTTTGACGCTGCCGACTGGGCGCAGCGGGCCGGATAGCCATCTTTCACGATTGCTTACAGACCTTCATTTGGGGGGCGCAAGGGAACCTGGGAGCCCGGAATAGACTCCTAGACACGTAGGGCGCATACCGCGCCTCGTAAGGAAAAGTCCATGAAAACCATCCTGGCATTTACCGCAGTCGCCCTTGCCGCAGGCAGCGCCGCTGCACAGACCGGCCCGCGCGAGATGGGCCGGGTTCTCAACACCACCCCCGTGGTGCAACAAGTGGCCGTGCCGCAACAGTACTGCGGCACACAGCCCATGCTGACGCAGTCACAGCCCTCCGGCGCAGGCGCCGTGATAGGTGCAGTGGCCGGCGGCGTGCTGGGCAATGCCATCGGGCATGGCAGCGGCCGCGCAGCAGCCACGGCTCTGGGCGTCTTCGGCGGCGCCGTAATGGGCAACCAGGTCGAAGCCAATGGCTCCACCCGGGTACAGAACGTTCAGAACTGCGTCACGCAGACCGCCTACGAAAACCGCACCGTGGGCTACGACGTAACCTACGAATACGCCGGCCGCCGCTACAACACGCGCATGGCCAGCGACCCGGGCCAGTGGGTGCCGGTGCAGGTGGGTGCGGCATCCGACAACTACCAGGCACCACAGCAACTGGCGCAGGACTACGGCGCGCAGCCCGCCTACAGCGAGCCAGGCGTGGTGGTGTCGTCGCCCAGCTACTACGCCGCCCCCCCGGTCGCCTATGCGCCGCCGGTCTACCCTGTCGCTTATCCGACCTATCCGGCCTACTACGGCGCGCCCGTGGTGGCGCCGATCGGCCTGTCGCTCAACCTGGGCTACAGCCGCGGTTGGGGTGGCGGTCACCACTGGCGTTGAAAACGGTGGCCGCATTTGCGGCGCAAACGGATTTAAATGAAAAGTGGGATTGCTAAATTGGCATTCCAATAGAGCAATCTCCATGCCCATTCCCGCCAACCCCGCCCTGCTGTTTGGCCAATGCGCCGCCGCACACCGCTGGGTGCCGGCGGCGCAGCAGTTTTATTTCCTGCGCCACGGCCAGACGGCCCGTAACGCATTGCGCATCTTCCAGGGACCAGAAGAACCGCTGGATGCCACCGGCCAGGCCCAGGCCGAGCGTGCAGGCCACACGCTGGCCGCCACCGGCGTACCGATCACCAGCATCGCCTTCAGCGACATGCTGCGCACCCAGCAAACCGCAGAGGCCGTCAGCCGCCACCTGCCCACGGCCACGCGGCTCCCGCTGCCTGACCTGCGCGAGCGCAACTTCGGCGCGCTGATAGGCACGTCTTCCGAG
It encodes:
- the folC gene encoding bifunctional tetrahydrofolate synthase/dihydrofolate synthase — protein: MSSRSLSDWLAHCERLHPAAIDMGLTRVREVARRLGLAFHCPVITVAGTNGKGSTCAMLESIALQAGWKTGLFTSPHLVHFEERCRVRGDIVQAEALLPHFEAVEAARLADGAEVSLSYFEFTTLVILRLLSLAELDVVVLEVGLGGRLDATNIVDTDCAVITSIDIDHTEFLGTTREAIGFEKAGIMRPGRPAVVSDPAPPASVLAHAEAIGADLWITGRDFNISGDKQQWGWAGRGRRYSGLAYPALRGANQLVNAAGVLAVFAALRDRLPVTAQAVRTGLALVELPGRFQIVPGQPTLILDVAHNPHSVAALAENLDAMGFYPATHAVFGAMADKDLGPMLARVAPLVDRWYFTDLPTPRAESAAHLLSKWNALQMVAGGRRQVHTAAFANPQAALDAAAAAADPADRIVVFGSFYTVGGVLQNGIPRLQARHLG
- a CDS encoding arsenate reductase; its protein translation is MTTLYGIPNCDTVKKARAWLGAQGLDHHFHDFKKNGVPTAQLDHWLSTVGAATLVNRRGTTWRKLAPEAQAAADTDAGARALMLEQSSVIRRPVVEWPDGSVTVGFDAADWAQRAG
- a CDS encoding histidine phosphatase family protein, which codes for MPIPANPALLFGQCAAAHRWVPAAQQFYFLRHGQTARNALRIFQGPEEPLDATGQAQAERAGHTLAATGVPITSIAFSDMLRTQQTAEAVSRHLPTATRLPLPDLRERNFGALIGTSSEQLAWDCDPVQGETLAQFVERTAAGLQTALALPGPVLVVAHGGTLHALAALLQIKTTAALFANAHPLQLAPGADGWTATALAAAAADQRRDLS
- a CDS encoding glycine zipper 2TM domain-containing protein, with product MKTILAFTAVALAAGSAAAQTGPREMGRVLNTTPVVQQVAVPQQYCGTQPMLTQSQPSGAGAVIGAVAGGVLGNAIGHGSGRAAATALGVFGGAVMGNQVEANGSTRVQNVQNCVTQTAYENRTVGYDVTYEYAGRRYNTRMASDPGQWVPVQVGAASDNYQAPQQLAQDYGAQPAYSEPGVVVSSPSYYAAPPVAYAPPVYPVAYPTYPAYYGAPVVAPIGLSLNLGYSRGWGGGHHWR